Proteins encoded by one window of Leptospira dzoumogneensis:
- a CDS encoding LIC12048 family lipoprotein, with translation MKRGFEFGKRFLVSAILLPFVATCLSDFGFGGGDVDLSKATWLVAQKVPFVSVNEGVPGQPVTPVHDIFSLPPGTKVSVQAVGGTIDPTGTTIVNDFDGDGILNTYESSTNVWVADYPDIDTVINPPVTMQIEVLKTDTGSTDQITSEIKYADTEETKNDGSEKIHQNEVNLRTVQFGDTYSSSNSLNLGNSSGVNYGVPAGAAGLNYGTNSSNSWGFSNSTSKTVTKWADKPFKNNIDKDARSLKSEVSSQNARKYRTEKASKSTSGYEINPKGGYIRAALYIKNRSVNMPVKLSHILCSLMFETAEGDLVPVNSFYLKNQDYSDFEVSVYGGSEFGPYVVELNGLNTAEIEKAITAGYVPKIFIVDYQMTHVADSNYRSTLLNFTGDNLKIIEENAKGRTSLIKIYGPNIRESYRVAAFEITGDTGCNAKNATGFKPGITLREALNRIACSGIEIQYQDYVVDLSDIAPTLGDSRIYVKGIKSIGGIANTVPFTEVTSVGSDGVQRTAYVQTPFSQLTDDQKKASGVWAIFSKGKYYNMTEYLLYNNSKVYFDPTNPRKASVLQGVDSKIWAGDYFDIVYISASDYIKSQEDFGTSPLETAVITPINTAWDLPSLGEQPYNPNVNSTFLGTAGFGEKVNLDIKLNKTQYLNPNFGVPVNAGAYSYFQDFSYSRKTVSTLFGLSQIMDFEISLGYNGNRTDWFHIGKDLNNTDPKKPKTCSGTAATSPDIDYVNQTFRVCVQLPTASDIVDPSTALIRLYFRPALNSAYRRTIWPLNFQDVPKLRAYLAGPNDKGATSLRLSGVYGSVDIGDTLYIAGDSTPYTILTVGNPDEDGAVPITVDTQLQTANKKTTQVSVPGTLTAPDVRLSVDNAFYTDWNTLNNANVTSTNYTSALGLPLLVTTPINCTTIPFHPLNCLGFTADTNAINWMGNYNYGVGAWNSGTDGGAFDSFLANGLFR, from the coding sequence ATGAAAAGGGGTTTTGAATTCGGTAAACGGTTTTTGGTGAGTGCCATTTTACTCCCGTTTGTAGCCACTTGTTTGAGCGATTTTGGATTCGGTGGAGGAGATGTGGATCTCTCCAAAGCAACTTGGTTAGTCGCTCAGAAAGTTCCTTTCGTTTCTGTAAATGAAGGTGTTCCTGGCCAACCTGTTACACCGGTGCATGATATCTTCAGTCTTCCTCCCGGAACAAAGGTAAGTGTCCAAGCAGTCGGTGGGACCATCGATCCTACAGGGACCACTATCGTAAACGATTTTGACGGAGACGGGATCCTGAACACTTACGAATCCAGCACGAATGTCTGGGTGGCGGATTATCCTGATATAGACACCGTCATCAATCCTCCTGTCACAATGCAGATCGAAGTCTTGAAAACGGACACAGGTTCTACGGACCAAATCACAAGTGAAATTAAATATGCGGATACCGAAGAAACTAAAAACGACGGTTCTGAAAAAATCCACCAAAACGAAGTTAATCTAAGAACAGTTCAATTTGGGGATACATACTCCTCTTCCAATAGTTTGAATTTAGGCAATAGCTCCGGAGTGAATTATGGGGTTCCTGCAGGTGCTGCAGGACTCAATTATGGAACTAATTCCTCCAATAGCTGGGGTTTTAGCAATTCCACATCCAAGACGGTTACCAAATGGGCGGACAAACCTTTTAAGAATAATATAGATAAAGACGCTCGATCATTAAAGTCCGAAGTCTCCAGCCAAAACGCAAGAAAATATAGAACGGAAAAAGCGTCCAAGAGCACTTCCGGATACGAAATCAATCCTAAAGGCGGGTATATTAGAGCGGCATTATATATCAAAAATCGCTCCGTCAATATGCCGGTGAAATTATCCCATATTCTTTGCTCTTTGATGTTTGAAACTGCGGAAGGGGATTTGGTTCCTGTAAACAGTTTCTATCTTAAAAACCAAGACTACAGCGATTTCGAAGTATCCGTATATGGAGGTTCTGAATTCGGACCGTATGTGGTGGAGTTAAACGGTTTGAATACTGCCGAGATCGAAAAAGCGATCACTGCAGGTTATGTTCCTAAGATCTTCATCGTGGATTATCAAATGACTCACGTTGCGGATTCGAATTATCGTTCTACTCTTCTCAACTTTACCGGAGATAATTTAAAAATTATCGAAGAGAATGCGAAGGGAAGAACCTCTCTCATCAAAATTTATGGGCCGAATATCCGCGAATCTTACAGAGTTGCCGCATTTGAAATAACCGGAGATACCGGTTGTAATGCAAAGAATGCTACAGGTTTCAAACCGGGAATTACTCTAAGAGAGGCTCTGAATCGGATCGCATGTTCAGGGATAGAGATCCAATACCAGGACTATGTAGTGGATCTTTCCGATATTGCCCCGACTTTGGGTGATTCCAGAATTTATGTTAAAGGAATCAAATCCATCGGAGGAATTGCGAATACGGTTCCTTTCACGGAAGTAACTTCGGTGGGATCTGATGGAGTACAAAGAACTGCTTATGTTCAAACTCCTTTTAGCCAACTTACCGATGACCAAAAGAAAGCTTCGGGAGTCTGGGCGATTTTCTCTAAAGGAAAATACTATAACATGACCGAATATCTATTGTACAACAATAGTAAGGTCTATTTTGACCCAACAAATCCTAGAAAGGCGAGTGTACTCCAAGGTGTGGATTCTAAGATTTGGGCGGGAGATTATTTCGATATCGTTTATATTTCCGCGAGCGATTATATCAAGTCTCAGGAAGATTTCGGAACGAGTCCTTTAGAGACAGCGGTTATCACTCCGATCAATACCGCTTGGGATCTACCTTCTTTGGGAGAACAGCCTTATAACCCGAATGTGAACTCAACTTTTCTCGGAACTGCAGGATTTGGAGAGAAAGTTAATCTAGATATTAAGTTAAATAAGACCCAATACCTGAATCCGAATTTTGGAGTTCCGGTCAACGCGGGAGCGTATTCTTACTTCCAGGATTTCTCTTATTCTCGTAAGACAGTTTCCACCTTATTCGGGCTAAGTCAGATCATGGATTTTGAGATCAGCTTAGGGTATAACGGAAACCGTACGGATTGGTTCCATATTGGAAAAGATCTGAATAATACGGATCCTAAAAAACCTAAGACTTGCAGCGGAACTGCTGCTACGAGTCCGGATATAGATTACGTCAACCAAACCTTCCGAGTTTGTGTTCAATTACCGACTGCAAGTGATATAGTAGATCCTTCTACTGCACTCATCCGCTTGTATTTCCGTCCTGCTTTAAACAGCGCATATCGCAGAACGATCTGGCCTTTGAATTTCCAAGATGTTCCTAAGTTGAGAGCTTATCTAGCCGGTCCGAATGATAAAGGAGCTACTAGTCTGAGACTCTCCGGAGTTTATGGAAGTGTTGATATTGGAGATACTCTTTATATCGCGGGAGATTCCACTCCTTACACCATCTTGACGGTAGGGAATCCGGATGAAGACGGAGCCGTTCCGATTACCGTGGACACTCAGCTCCAAACTGCAAATAAGAAGACCACACAAGTATCCGTTCCGGGAACTTTAACTGCTCCGGATGTTAGATTGTCGGTGGATAACGCTTTCTATACGGATTGGAATACTCTGAATAACGCTAACGTTACTTCTACCAATTATACTTCAGCTTTAGGTTTACCGCTTCTCGTGACCACTCCGATAAACTGTACTACAATTCCTTTT